A single Anatilimnocola floriformis DNA region contains:
- a CDS encoding HEAT repeat domain-containing protein gives MANVFRFCAAWAVLFIPAVHVASSQAEETSFKRLDLSSEEDLQRELQEVPELGFDRAATLKLDASLEKLDAEAAKQVAPDIGMQVYFQHAQRLNKSQATALPWQSNTVNRLDDPVATWLQRTSIELRNNLTVTKIKGDADAAKLRQLLEEKVESSPSRLDWRQPYSVRALTQLLQVERTPVRAVLVETLSRIPGKEASQALAQRAIFDLSPQVREQAVGALAVRPATEFQGVLLAGMQWPWQPVVDHAAEAIAALQLKDLGANLGALLQQPDPASLVKKEQGGIEGYFVKELVKVNHFRNCLLCHAPSFELNDHVRGAIAVPGRTIPLDNAYYNGVRKVQFIRADTTYLRQDFSVMQNVQSPDRWPVKQRFDYILRERLATPEEVKLHETLQNTSEPANDQREAVLFAIRELGSDMPSLAVARPAGQKFKRFTKSSLLD, from the coding sequence ATGGCGAATGTCTTTCGATTCTGTGCGGCTTGGGCGGTTCTCTTCATTCCCGCAGTTCACGTTGCTTCATCGCAAGCTGAAGAGACGTCTTTCAAACGGCTCGATCTTTCCTCGGAAGAGGATTTGCAGCGGGAGTTGCAGGAAGTGCCCGAACTGGGCTTCGATCGGGCCGCTACGTTAAAGCTTGACGCCAGCCTCGAGAAGTTGGATGCGGAAGCAGCGAAGCAGGTTGCGCCAGACATCGGCATGCAGGTGTATTTTCAGCATGCGCAGCGTCTCAACAAATCGCAGGCAACCGCGCTCCCGTGGCAGAGTAACACGGTGAATCGTTTGGACGACCCGGTGGCGACTTGGTTGCAACGGACTTCGATCGAGTTGCGAAATAATCTGACCGTCACAAAAATTAAGGGCGATGCCGATGCAGCCAAGCTGCGGCAGTTGCTCGAGGAAAAAGTAGAGTCGTCGCCGAGCAGACTTGATTGGCGTCAGCCGTATAGTGTTCGCGCGTTGACCCAGTTGTTGCAAGTCGAGCGCACACCGGTGCGAGCGGTCCTCGTGGAAACGCTCAGCAGAATTCCCGGCAAAGAGGCCAGCCAGGCGTTAGCTCAGCGAGCAATTTTTGATCTCTCGCCACAAGTGCGCGAACAAGCAGTCGGAGCGCTCGCAGTTCGCCCGGCCACAGAGTTTCAAGGAGTTTTGCTGGCGGGAATGCAATGGCCATGGCAGCCCGTAGTCGATCACGCAGCCGAGGCCATTGCAGCGCTGCAACTGAAGGATCTGGGGGCCAATCTTGGTGCACTCTTGCAACAACCTGATCCCGCATCGCTCGTCAAAAAAGAGCAGGGGGGTATTGAGGGCTACTTCGTGAAGGAGCTAGTCAAAGTCAATCACTTTCGCAATTGCCTGCTCTGTCATGCTCCCTCCTTCGAGCTCAACGATCATGTGCGCGGAGCGATTGCAGTTCCCGGTCGGACGATCCCACTGGATAACGCCTACTACAACGGGGTGAGAAAGGTGCAATTCATTCGGGCCGACACGACCTACCTGCGGCAAGATTTTTCCGTGATGCAAAACGTCCAGAGTCCAGATCGTTGGCCGGTCAAGCAACGATTTGACTACATCCTGCGCGAACGACTGGCGACGCCGGAAGAAGTCAAATTGCATGAAACGCTGCAGAATACTTCTGAGCCGGCGAACGATCAG
- a CDS encoding VOC family protein yields the protein MANKLTTFLMFTGRCEEAMNFYVSLFPNSSIKQLERFGAGEHGAEGTIKRGLIQVAGFDLMCFDSPPVHAFTFTPSMSLFVECESEAELDAAFAKISSDGGVLMPPNNYGFSRKFAWVSDRFGVSWQLNLA from the coding sequence ATGGCAAATAAACTCACTACTTTTCTGATGTTCACCGGCCGCTGCGAAGAGGCGATGAACTTTTATGTTTCGCTGTTTCCCAATTCTTCGATCAAGCAACTCGAACGCTTTGGGGCCGGCGAGCACGGCGCCGAAGGGACCATCAAGCGCGGGCTGATTCAGGTTGCCGGCTTCGATCTGATGTGCTTCGACAGCCCACCGGTGCATGCGTTCACGTTCACGCCCAGCATGTCGCTGTTTGTGGAATGCGAAAGCGAAGCGGAGCTCGATGCCGCCTTTGCAAAAATTTCGAGCGACGGCGGCGTGCTCATGCCGCCGAATAATTACGGCTTTAGTCGCAAATTTGCCTGGGTGAGCGACCGCTTCGGCGTGTCCTGGCAATTGAATCTGGCTTGA
- a CDS encoding GNAT family N-acetyltransferase — translation MPAEEQTIRTVRSDATLIQGGWELLDRVEPLWNQTRDFHFQLAPQWRKGLTWEFTDRRVALIAKGTHGHFIALASVDDRDVGYSICTIEANGRGEIDSLFVEAEFRKQGIGDALMQSSLAWFAERAVDDIAIEALACNEDAVRFYARFGFQPRSVTLKRPGNIYP, via the coding sequence ATGCCTGCCGAAGAGCAAACCATCCGAACGGTTCGAAGCGATGCCACACTCATTCAAGGTGGCTGGGAATTGCTCGATCGCGTCGAACCACTGTGGAATCAGACGCGGGATTTTCATTTTCAACTGGCGCCGCAGTGGCGCAAGGGACTGACTTGGGAATTTACTGATCGGCGGGTAGCGCTGATTGCCAAAGGAACGCACGGCCACTTCATCGCCTTGGCAAGTGTCGACGATCGCGACGTGGGCTACAGCATCTGCACGATCGAAGCCAATGGCCGTGGTGAGATCGATTCGCTCTTTGTCGAAGCGGAATTTCGCAAGCAAGGCATCGGCGACGCGCTGATGCAATCTTCGCTCGCGTGGTTTGCCGAGCGCGCGGTGGATGACATTGCGATCGAGGCCCTCGCATGTAACGAAGACGCCGTGCGGTTTTATGCGAGGTTTGGCTTTCAGCCGAGGTCGGTCACTCTGAAACGGCCGGGAAACATTTACCCGTGA
- a CDS encoding Uma2 family endonuclease, which produces MSTVTGTSVNLSGLVPAAARVPPLQSGDRLSRDEFERRYKAMSAKVKCELIKGVVYVTPPPVSDEGHSQPHVRFVTWLGVYAAYTPGVVAGDNGTVRLDADSEPQPDALLRILPQHGGQSRTSQDDFVEGAPEFVAEIAASSASYDLHDKLDAYRRCGVREYVVWRTWDRMIDWFQLKDGQFVRQSPDSEGLLKSSTFPGLWLDPTALLSGNQARVLQILQQGLAAAEHQEFVATLTRK; this is translated from the coding sequence ATGTCGACCGTTACCGGTACCTCAGTAAATTTGTCGGGACTGGTACCCGCCGCAGCGCGGGTTCCACCCTTACAGTCCGGAGACCGACTCTCGCGCGATGAGTTCGAACGGCGTTACAAGGCGATGTCAGCCAAGGTCAAATGCGAACTGATTAAGGGAGTCGTCTACGTGACGCCGCCACCGGTTTCGGATGAAGGGCATTCACAGCCACATGTCCGCTTCGTCACGTGGCTCGGCGTGTATGCAGCCTATACGCCCGGCGTCGTCGCTGGAGACAACGGCACGGTTCGGCTTGACGCCGATAGCGAACCACAACCTGACGCTCTCCTCCGCATCCTGCCGCAGCATGGAGGTCAGTCTCGAACCAGCCAGGACGACTTCGTCGAAGGTGCGCCGGAATTCGTGGCCGAAATCGCGGCCTCCAGTGCGAGCTACGATTTGCACGACAAGCTCGACGCCTACCGCCGCTGCGGCGTGCGGGAGTATGTCGTGTGGAGAACCTGGGATCGGATGATCGATTGGTTTCAATTGAAAGACGGCCAATTTGTGCGGCAGTCGCCAGATTCTGAAGGCCTGCTGAAAAGCAGTACCTTTCCCGGACTTTGGCTCGACCCCACGGCCTTGTTGAGTGGCAATCAAGCGCGCGTCCTGCAAATTCTGCAACAAGGACTGGCCGCTGCTGAACATCAGGAATTTGTAGCTACGCTAACCCGCAAATAG
- the aspS gene encoding aspartate--tRNA ligase, with translation MLRTHTCGQLRAEQVGQEVTLCGWVDTNRDHGGTLFIDLRDRYGKTQVVFAPEGGAAQLEESRKIRGEDVIKVTGKVAKRPEGTINAKIGTGEIELRVTKFELLNKSNNAPFSPTQKDLPGEDLRLKYRYLDLRRPEMQTALKLRNDIILEMRNYFAENDFLDVETPILGRSTPEGARDYLVPSRVHNGMFYALPQSPQLYKQILMVAGYDRYVQVARCFRDEDLRADRQPEFTQLDLEMSFVTHHDVINMIDGLMLRLAKKFLGMDLKLPLPHMTWDEAMERFGHDAPDLRYGCELIDCTDIAAKCDFRVFKETADAGKKVRGINAPGGAAFYSRKLIDELTEFVKQFEAKGLAWFRVEPDGKLFSPIAKNFTEEQLTAIKERMGAKPGDIMFFVADTWAVSCKALHNIRKKVGVDLKLYDPKSYSFSWIVEFPMFEFDNEEKRWNSMHHPFTAPRPQDIPMLETDPGKARAVAYDLVINGSEAGGGTIRIHDSATQSKVFGLLGIDAETAKNRFGFLLDALQMGAPPHGGIALGIDRCIMLFGGLDNIREVIAFPKTQKAADMMTEAPNEVDLKQLRELGIRIATSEVK, from the coding sequence TTGTTGCGGACTCATACTTGCGGGCAGTTGCGGGCGGAACAGGTGGGGCAGGAAGTTACCCTCTGCGGTTGGGTCGATACCAATCGCGACCACGGCGGCACGCTCTTCATCGATCTCCGCGACCGCTACGGCAAGACCCAGGTGGTGTTCGCTCCCGAAGGTGGCGCGGCCCAGCTCGAGGAATCGCGCAAGATCCGCGGCGAGGACGTGATCAAGGTCACCGGCAAAGTTGCCAAGCGGCCCGAGGGAACGATCAATGCCAAGATCGGCACTGGCGAAATCGAACTCCGCGTGACGAAGTTCGAATTGCTGAATAAATCGAACAACGCACCGTTCAGCCCGACGCAAAAAGATTTGCCGGGTGAAGACCTGCGGCTGAAGTATCGCTATCTCGATCTCCGCCGGCCAGAGATGCAAACGGCTTTGAAACTCCGTAACGACATCATTCTCGAGATGCGGAACTATTTCGCCGAGAACGATTTTCTGGATGTGGAAACGCCGATCCTCGGCCGCAGCACCCCCGAAGGCGCTCGCGATTATCTCGTGCCGAGTCGCGTCCACAACGGCATGTTCTATGCGCTGCCGCAATCACCGCAGCTCTACAAGCAGATCTTGATGGTCGCTGGTTACGACCGCTACGTGCAAGTAGCCCGCTGCTTCCGCGACGAAGACCTGCGCGCCGACCGCCAACCGGAGTTCACGCAGCTCGACCTCGAAATGTCGTTCGTCACGCATCACGACGTCATCAACATGATCGACGGCCTCATGTTGCGGCTGGCCAAGAAATTCCTTGGCATGGATCTGAAATTGCCGTTGCCGCACATGACTTGGGACGAAGCCATGGAACGCTTCGGCCATGATGCGCCCGACCTTCGCTACGGCTGCGAACTGATCGACTGCACCGACATCGCCGCCAAGTGCGATTTCCGCGTCTTCAAAGAAACTGCCGATGCCGGCAAGAAGGTCCGAGGCATTAACGCTCCCGGCGGCGCTGCGTTTTATTCGCGCAAGCTGATCGATGAACTGACAGAGTTCGTCAAGCAGTTCGAAGCCAAGGGGCTCGCTTGGTTCCGCGTCGAACCAGACGGCAAGCTCTTCTCGCCGATCGCCAAGAATTTTACGGAAGAGCAACTGACCGCGATCAAGGAACGCATGGGCGCCAAGCCGGGCGACATTATGTTCTTCGTCGCCGACACCTGGGCCGTCAGCTGCAAGGCCCTGCACAACATTCGCAAGAAGGTGGGGGTCGATCTGAAGCTCTACGACCCGAAGAGCTACAGCTTTTCGTGGATCGTCGAGTTTCCGATGTTCGAATTCGACAACGAAGAGAAGCGCTGGAACAGCATGCACCATCCCTTCACCGCGCCGCGGCCGCAGGACATTCCGATGCTGGAAACCGATCCCGGCAAAGCCCGCGCGGTGGCCTACGACCTGGTCATCAACGGCAGCGAAGCCGGCGGCGGCACGATCCGAATCCACGACAGCGCCACGCAGAGCAAAGTTTTCGGCCTGCTCGGCATCGACGCCGAAACGGCCAAGAACCGTTTTGGCTTCCTCCTCGACGCCCTGCAAATGGGCGCACCGCCCCACGGCGGTATCGCGCTGGGCATCGACCGCTGCATCATGCTCTTCGGCGGCCTCGACAACATCCGCGAAGTGATTGCATTCCCCAAAACGCAAAAAGCCGCGGACATGATGACCGAAGCGCCGAATGAAGTGGATCTGAAGCAGCTGCGGGAGTTGGGAATTCGCATTGCGACGAGCGAGGTGAAGTAG
- a CDS encoding LysR family transcriptional regulator produces the protein MDLDQLRYFLRVAERQNFTRAAEELGISQPALSRSIQKLEEELGQPVFERKTRSVSLTDAGTLLQGRAQQVLTILEETKAEITDDGQSGRLRVGAIPTIAPYFLPEVLRSFSREFPRASLIVQENTTDALVKSCAQGEVDLAILALPVPSKYLHVEELFEEELLLVLPTDHPLVSQEKIRLGDLEQFPFVLLDEAHCLSDNIVSFCRQRSFQPVAVERTSQLAMVQELVSLSHGVSMIPAMTRQLDHSDRRVYRSIAGRKPKRTIAVVWNPYRFQSRLLKAFRERLRRYRPCHIDPE, from the coding sequence ATGGACCTTGATCAGTTGCGTTATTTCCTCCGCGTGGCCGAGCGGCAAAACTTCACCCGAGCCGCCGAGGAACTCGGCATCTCGCAGCCTGCACTCAGTAGGTCCATTCAAAAACTGGAAGAGGAACTTGGCCAGCCCGTCTTTGAACGCAAAACGCGTTCCGTTTCATTGACCGACGCGGGAACTTTGTTGCAAGGCCGAGCCCAGCAAGTGCTGACCATTCTGGAAGAGACCAAAGCCGAGATCACCGACGACGGTCAAAGCGGTCGGCTGCGGGTCGGCGCGATCCCGACCATCGCCCCTTACTTTTTACCGGAAGTCCTCCGTTCGTTCTCGCGCGAGTTTCCTCGCGCGAGCTTGATCGTGCAGGAAAACACGACCGACGCGTTGGTGAAGAGTTGTGCGCAGGGCGAGGTCGATCTCGCCATCCTGGCGCTGCCGGTGCCTTCCAAATATCTGCACGTCGAGGAACTGTTCGAGGAAGAATTGCTCCTTGTTCTCCCCACCGATCATCCGCTCGTCAGCCAAGAGAAAATTCGCCTAGGCGATTTGGAGCAGTTTCCTTTTGTGCTGCTCGATGAAGCCCATTGCCTGTCGGACAACATTGTGTCGTTCTGCCGCCAGCGTTCCTTCCAGCCGGTGGCGGTGGAGCGAACCAGTCAGCTTGCGATGGTGCAGGAGCTTGTTTCGTTGTCACACGGCGTGTCGATGATCCCGGCCATGACCCGGCAGCTCGATCACAGCGATCGCCGGGTTTATCGTTCGATCGCTGGCCGCAAGCCGAAGCGGACGATCGCGGTCGTCTGGAATCCGTATCGCTTTCAAAGCCGCCTGCTGAAAGCCTTTCGAGAACGGCTACGCCGCTACCGGCCGTGCCACATCGATCCGGAGTGA
- the katG gene encoding catalase/peroxidase HPI: MLWKLVGGCLCAAALCASAGCTVQDVAVAAEPEQVAQKANTETAAAAKPGEVPAKCPVMGDVAPPSARNTAAGALSNRDWWPNQLNLAVLHQNSRKSNPMPEDFDYATEFKKLDLEAVKKDLRALMTDSQDWWPADYGHYGPFFIRMAWHSAGTYRVTDGRGGAGYGTQRFAPLNSWPDNANLDKARRLLWPIKQKYGNKISWADLMVLTGNVSLESMGVKTFGFAGGREDVWEPQEDIFWGPETEWLGDKRYHSDRKLENPLAAVQMGLIYVNPEGPNGKADPLAAAKDIRETFSRMAMNDEETVALIAGGHTFGKAHGAAPASNVGKDPEAATIEEQGLGWKNKFGKGKGGDTITSGLEGAWTSTPTKWSNTYFDNLFGYEWEETKSPAGAKQWVPKDPKAKGTVPDAHDPKKSHAPIMFTTDLALRMDPAYHKISKRFHENPKEFEAAFSKTWYKLTHRDMGPIDRLLGPEVAKPQLWQDPVPKADYATVDAKDIAALKKKLLESDLSIGELVKTAWASAATFRGSDKRGGANGARIRLAPQKDWAVNEPAQLAKALTVYEKIQKEFNAGAGAKKISLADLIVLGGCAGVESAAKKAGQDVTVPFSPGRTDASPEMTDVESFSYLEPKSDGFRNYQAREIDRPAEELLVDRAQLLTLTAPEMTVLIGGLRVLDTNAGEGPMAQLGVFTKNPETLTNDFFVQLLDMNTVWSKSPICEHFFEGRDRATNKVKWTATRVDLVFGSNSQLRAIAEVYASDDAKAKFVNDFVSAWTKVMNLDRFDLDRATRSGSQAVAAARP; the protein is encoded by the coding sequence ATGCTTTGGAAACTCGTTGGAGGCTGCCTGTGCGCGGCGGCGCTCTGTGCGTCGGCGGGATGCACGGTCCAGGATGTTGCCGTGGCGGCAGAGCCCGAACAAGTGGCTCAGAAAGCGAACACGGAAACAGCCGCTGCCGCCAAGCCAGGCGAAGTGCCGGCCAAGTGTCCGGTCATGGGCGATGTAGCGCCGCCGTCGGCACGAAACACGGCAGCGGGTGCGCTCTCGAATCGCGACTGGTGGCCGAATCAGCTGAACCTCGCAGTTCTGCACCAGAACTCGCGCAAGAGTAATCCGATGCCGGAGGATTTCGATTACGCCACAGAGTTCAAGAAGCTCGACCTCGAGGCGGTGAAGAAGGATCTGCGGGCGCTCATGACCGACTCACAGGACTGGTGGCCTGCCGACTACGGCCACTACGGTCCGTTCTTCATTCGCATGGCCTGGCACAGTGCGGGGACCTATCGCGTGACCGATGGTCGCGGCGGCGCCGGTTACGGCACGCAACGTTTCGCGCCGCTCAACAGTTGGCCGGATAACGCAAACCTCGACAAGGCCCGCCGCCTGTTGTGGCCCATCAAGCAAAAGTACGGCAACAAGATTTCTTGGGCCGATCTGATGGTCCTCACCGGCAATGTCTCGCTGGAATCGATGGGAGTGAAAACGTTTGGTTTCGCGGGCGGCCGCGAAGATGTGTGGGAACCGCAGGAAGATATTTTCTGGGGACCGGAAACCGAATGGCTCGGCGACAAGCGTTACCACAGTGATCGAAAATTGGAGAATCCGCTCGCCGCCGTGCAAATGGGTTTGATCTACGTCAATCCGGAAGGGCCCAACGGCAAGGCCGATCCTCTCGCCGCGGCGAAGGACATTCGCGAGACCTTCAGCCGCATGGCGATGAACGATGAAGAGACCGTCGCACTGATTGCTGGTGGTCACACCTTCGGCAAGGCCCACGGCGCTGCGCCGGCGAGCAATGTTGGCAAAGATCCCGAAGCCGCCACCATCGAGGAACAAGGCTTGGGTTGGAAGAATAAGTTCGGCAAGGGGAAAGGTGGCGACACCATCACCAGCGGCTTGGAAGGAGCCTGGACATCGACCCCGACGAAGTGGTCGAACACTTACTTCGACAATCTCTTCGGCTACGAGTGGGAGGAGACGAAGAGTCCCGCCGGCGCGAAGCAATGGGTTCCCAAGGATCCGAAGGCCAAGGGAACGGTGCCTGACGCGCACGATCCCAAAAAGTCGCACGCACCGATCATGTTCACGACCGACCTCGCGCTGCGTATGGATCCGGCCTATCACAAAATCTCCAAGCGGTTCCACGAGAACCCGAAGGAGTTCGAAGCCGCGTTCTCGAAGACCTGGTACAAGCTGACGCATCGCGACATGGGCCCGATCGATCGATTGCTCGGCCCAGAAGTCGCCAAGCCGCAGCTGTGGCAGGACCCAGTTCCAAAGGCCGATTACGCAACTGTTGATGCGAAGGACATCGCGGCCCTGAAGAAAAAGTTGCTCGAGTCCGACCTGTCGATCGGCGAACTCGTGAAGACCGCTTGGGCGTCGGCCGCAACCTTCCGCGGCAGCGATAAACGTGGCGGCGCGAACGGCGCTCGCATTCGCTTGGCGCCGCAAAAGGATTGGGCCGTGAATGAACCGGCGCAACTCGCCAAGGCTTTGACGGTCTACGAGAAGATTCAGAAAGAATTCAACGCCGGGGCTGGCGCGAAGAAAATTTCCTTGGCCGATCTGATCGTGCTGGGTGGATGCGCTGGCGTCGAGTCGGCTGCGAAGAAGGCCGGTCAGGACGTGACAGTTCCGTTCTCGCCAGGCCGGACCGATGCCTCACCCGAAATGACTGACGTCGAGTCGTTCTCGTACTTGGAGCCGAAGTCGGATGGCTTTCGCAACTACCAGGCGCGCGAAATCGATCGGCCTGCGGAGGAGTTGCTTGTCGATCGGGCTCAACTGCTGACGCTCACCGCGCCGGAGATGACCGTGCTCATCGGTGGTTTGCGGGTGCTCGACACCAACGCCGGCGAAGGGCCGATGGCACAGCTGGGAGTCTTCACGAAGAACCCGGAAACGTTGACGAATGATTTCTTCGTTCAACTGCTCGACATGAACACCGTGTGGAGCAAGTCGCCGATCTGCGAGCATTTCTTCGAGGGGCGCGATCGGGCGACCAACAAAGTGAAGTGGACCGCGACGCGCGTGGATCTGGTGTTCGGTTCCAACTCGCAACTGCGGGCGATTGCCGAGGTCTACGCCAGCGACGATGCCAAGGCCAAGTTCGTGAACGACTTTGTGTCGGCTTGGACCAAGGTGATGAACTTGGACCGCTTCGACCTCGATCGAGCGACTCGCAGCGGCTCGCAGGCGGTTGCGGCTGCAAGACCGTAG
- a CDS encoding NPCBM/NEW2 domain-containing protein — MHWLRWITVGCAWLVVCAAVAAGEESGRFSLAFRGSDKLAVDDLPGWPIPSAAEVEPINGRDVFKNDTPVRLIHDRLVKVERKVPLVVLANGDVLNGLPRQLAASDGRQGQAQRVRVQLETPLMPVDGVGVNVRTDRVQRIIGLDSRLRKPAPEPGTVLLLDGRELKGSSIRWREYGLSILTNDGIVQAAFTELADVVFPQVDQLAAAVEDSFAAGSLTGPAIMRLALRSGAVLTTSRASREVERSRSRGRAVVEVMYYVQPAWCSNPIAIPEGEIAWVGYRRTDEVPLSLLPAETHMNSRLIGEPLAWLRNRSQGSSLVATSREESDLGLATHADSQIVFQLPAGTVSFSTVVGLDRVAGDGGCVRCRIAEWNPTTKQAGKTLWDSGVLLGSMPPKASGAVEVRSLKHVVLITDNAHEGRPSGADPLDIRDDVCWLSPLVVINANGTEQSGPAQALPGLDKWDRVGDGWKQARVGHRWNEAADRWESVLTIAANSNLQLRRAATIDATCDVLELVTAISQNYSEQQLELKVNGQPLGWNTSEDRANMATRHQKYIEPLMRRNSRVSEGREDLLSDMLAYWWDLQRFRGQEVQLELTITGGNGYSLVWADTSLRSAIGNLPSAGLPKVDVRLTDLPIVDASDVRGRGEAVKDMLPYTAKYREPIRFLGQVHTGGYGMIRNTFYSVELKPEYKKFVAVVGGVKLSAGPMRVLVDDQVIWEKAKVSALAPAELIELALPSGGKRLTLQCGSEASYDSAAAWSDAGFVK, encoded by the coding sequence ATGCATTGGCTGCGATGGATCACTGTTGGCTGCGCTTGGCTCGTGGTTTGCGCAGCCGTTGCGGCGGGCGAAGAGAGTGGCCGGTTTTCGCTGGCGTTTCGGGGCAGCGATAAGCTCGCTGTTGACGACTTGCCGGGCTGGCCGATTCCGTCGGCGGCGGAGGTCGAACCGATCAATGGCCGCGATGTTTTTAAGAACGACACTCCGGTTCGGTTGATTCACGATCGGTTGGTCAAAGTCGAACGCAAAGTTCCCCTAGTGGTGCTCGCTAACGGTGATGTGCTGAATGGGTTGCCGCGACAACTGGCCGCCAGCGACGGTCGTCAGGGACAAGCCCAGCGGGTGCGCGTGCAACTCGAAACGCCGCTCATGCCCGTCGATGGCGTGGGTGTGAATGTGCGAACCGACCGCGTGCAGCGGATCATCGGCTTGGACTCTCGGTTGCGAAAGCCCGCGCCAGAACCAGGCACGGTGCTGTTGCTCGACGGCCGCGAGCTGAAAGGCTCGAGCATTCGTTGGAGGGAATATGGACTGTCAATTTTGACTAACGACGGCATCGTGCAAGCCGCGTTCACTGAACTTGCCGATGTTGTTTTTCCGCAGGTCGATCAGCTGGCTGCCGCCGTCGAAGATAGCTTTGCCGCAGGGAGTCTCACGGGACCGGCCATCATGCGGCTTGCCTTGCGCAGTGGCGCGGTGTTGACGACGTCGCGGGCTTCGCGCGAGGTCGAGCGTTCGCGCTCGCGCGGCCGTGCCGTGGTCGAGGTGATGTATTACGTTCAGCCGGCCTGGTGTTCGAATCCGATTGCGATCCCCGAAGGAGAAATTGCCTGGGTTGGTTATCGCCGCACCGACGAAGTGCCGCTGTCGTTGCTGCCGGCTGAGACGCACATGAATTCGCGTCTGATCGGCGAGCCGCTCGCCTGGCTGCGAAATCGCTCGCAAGGAAGTTCGCTGGTGGCGACCAGCCGCGAAGAGAGCGACCTGGGCCTCGCCACGCACGCCGATAGTCAGATTGTTTTTCAACTTCCGGCGGGCACTGTTTCCTTTTCCACCGTTGTGGGACTCGACCGCGTAGCCGGTGACGGTGGCTGTGTACGCTGTCGCATTGCCGAGTGGAATCCAACCACGAAGCAAGCTGGCAAAACTCTGTGGGACAGCGGCGTGTTGCTCGGCAGCATGCCACCGAAAGCGAGTGGCGCCGTGGAAGTGCGGTCTCTGAAACACGTCGTGCTGATCACTGACAACGCTCACGAAGGCAGGCCGAGCGGCGCTGATCCGCTCGATATTCGCGACGATGTTTGTTGGCTGTCGCCGCTGGTCGTCATCAATGCCAACGGTACCGAGCAATCCGGCCCGGCCCAGGCGCTGCCGGGGCTCGACAAGTGGGACCGCGTTGGCGACGGCTGGAAACAAGCGCGCGTCGGCCATCGCTGGAATGAAGCCGCCGATCGCTGGGAGTCTGTGCTGACGATTGCCGCCAATTCCAATTTGCAACTTCGCCGCGCCGCGACCATCGACGCAACTTGCGATGTGCTCGAACTCGTGACGGCGATCTCGCAGAACTACAGCGAGCAGCAACTCGAGCTGAAGGTCAACGGTCAGCCGCTTGGCTGGAACACCAGCGAAGATCGCGCCAACATGGCCACGCGACACCAGAAATACATTGAACCTCTCATGCGCCGCAACAGCCGAGTGAGCGAAGGCCGCGAGGATTTGCTTTCCGACATGCTCGCTTATTGGTGGGATCTGCAGCGCTTTCGCGGACAGGAAGTGCAGCTCGAACTGACCATCACCGGCGGCAATGGCTACAGCCTCGTGTGGGCCGATACCTCGCTCCGTTCCGCCATCGGCAATCTGCCGTCGGCAGGACTGCCGAAAGTCGACGTGCGACTCACCGACCTGCCGATTGTCGATGCCAGCGATGTGCGCGGCCGCGGCGAAGCGGTGAAAGATATGCTGCCGTACACCGCGAAGTATCGCGAGCCGATCCGCTTCCTCGGCCAGGTGCACACCGGTGGTTACGGCATGATCCGCAACACGTTTTACTCGGTCGAACTCAAACCGGAGTACAAGAAGTTCGTCGCCGTCGTCGGCGGCGTGAAGCTCAGCGCTGGGCCCATGCGAGTCCTCGTCGACGACCAAGTGATTTGGGAAAAGGCGAAGGTCAGCGCGCTCGCGCCTGCCGAACTCATCGAACTCGCGCTCCCATCTGGCGGCAAACGCCTCACGCTGCAATGCGGCAGCGAAGCGAGTTATGACAGCGCTGCGGCATGGAGCGATGCGGGGTTTGTGAAGTGA